One window of Bacteroides sp. AN502(2024) genomic DNA carries:
- a CDS encoding transposase, producing MAKIQKISEIHPTLGFTEFDILEKYRKSFHESELGRLHSVFPFDRMAKAAGLSEQRWGRRNIFSPSAKIALMVLKAYTGFSDRKLVEHLNGNIHYQMFCGIMIPPSLPITNFKIISAIRNEIASRLDIDSFQEILASHWKPYLDNLHVCMTDATCYESHMRFPTDMKLLWESIEWLYSHICRHCRDLGIRRPRNKYRNVAESYLSYCKKRKRRASRTRMLKRRMIKLLEKLLSQRDGLHSEYGALLRYTQDYHKRLSIIRKVLVQEKEMFEGRKVSDRIISIDRHYVRPIVRGKETKSVEFGAKVNNIQIDGISFIEHLSFKAFNEGIRLKDCIRMQQKLMNVRVRCVAADSIYANNANRKFCTKYGISTSFVRKGREGKDEPLRKLLRSELSKERATRLEGSFGTQKQHYSLPRIKARNKKTEILWIFFGIHTANAILMIDKIRNRTGKAA from the coding sequence ATGGCTAAGATACAAAAAATTTCAGAAATCCACCCAACTTTGGGCTTTACAGAATTTGATATTCTGGAAAAATACCGCAAGAGTTTTCATGAGAGTGAGCTTGGCAGGCTTCATTCGGTCTTTCCATTTGATCGTATGGCAAAAGCCGCAGGCCTGTCTGAACAACGTTGGGGCCGCAGGAACATATTCAGTCCTTCCGCAAAGATCGCCCTTATGGTCCTGAAGGCATACACCGGATTCTCCGACAGGAAACTGGTGGAACATCTGAACGGGAACATACACTACCAGATGTTCTGTGGAATCATGATCCCCCCGTCCCTTCCCATAACCAACTTCAAGATAATCAGTGCCATCCGTAATGAGATAGCATCCCGCCTTGACATTGATTCCTTCCAGGAGATCCTGGCTTCACACTGGAAACCTTATCTTGATAACCTTCACGTCTGCATGACCGATGCCACATGCTATGAGAGCCACATGCGTTTTCCTACGGACATGAAACTCCTTTGGGAAAGCATCGAATGGCTCTACAGTCATATATGTCGGCATTGCAGGGATCTGGGCATAAGGCGTCCGCGCAACAAATACAGGAATGTGGCGGAATCCTATCTGTCCTACTGCAAGAAAAGAAAGAGGAGAGCTTCAAGGACAAGAATGCTTAAGCGCCGTATGATCAAGCTTCTTGAAAAGCTCCTCAGTCAAAGGGATGGGCTCCATAGCGAGTACGGTGCTTTACTCCGATATACACAGGATTACCATAAGCGTCTTTCCATCATCAGAAAGGTGCTTGTACAGGAAAAGGAAATGTTTGAAGGGAGAAAAGTCAGTGACCGCATCATCAGCATCGACCGTCATTATGTACGTCCCATCGTCAGAGGCAAGGAAACCAAGTCCGTCGAGTTCGGTGCAAAGGTCAATAATATACAGATAGACGGCATATCGTTCATCGAACACCTCTCGTTCAAGGCTTTCAATGAGGGGATACGCTTGAAGGACTGTATCCGTATGCAGCAGAAGCTGATGAATGTAAGGGTAAGATGTGTGGCTGCCGATTCCATATATGCCAATAATGCCAACAGAAAGTTCTGTACTAAATATGGGATATCCACATCCTTTGTGCGCAAGGGAAGGGAGGGCAAAGATGAGCCTTTGAGGAAGCTGCTTAGAAGCGAACTCTCAAAAGAAAGGGCCACACGGCTTGAAGGAAGCTTCGGCACTCAAAAGCAACATTACTCGCTCCCAAGGATAAAGGCAAGGAACAAGAAGACGGAAATCCTGTGGATTTTCTTCGGAATACATACAGCAAATGCCATACTGATGATTGACAAGATCAGGAACAGAACGGGGAAAGCTGCATGA
- a CDS encoding IS4 family transposase, whose product MANITLFAQVISHLPKENIRKIIKSSGSDKHCKGYNTWSQFVSMIFSQFSGCDSVRDISNGLKSATGNLNHLGINRAPSKSTVAYQNANRDSSVFRGIFYSLFQYFGQQALWQRRKFRFKMPIKLLDSTLVSLTLSIYDWAHYTTTKGAVKMHTLLDYDSLLPEFVNITDGKTTDNKAAFDIELHPYSIVVADRGYCDYSLLNNWDSSNVFFVVRHKDNIRYKAIEELPLPEKHAQNVLIDEIIEFELSAAKSKYPKRLRRIAVWNDEHGFEIELLTNNFTLAASSIAALYKARWNIEIFFRNLKQLLRIKSFIGTSRNAVETQIWTAMTTMLILTWLKHIARYKWALANLVVTLRLNTFTKIDLQKWLDQPFTPPPETIEND is encoded by the coding sequence ATGGCAAATATAACACTTTTCGCACAGGTAATATCACATCTCCCGAAAGAAAATATCAGGAAAATCATAAAATCTTCGGGGTCAGACAAGCATTGCAAGGGCTACAATACATGGAGTCAGTTTGTTAGCATGATTTTCAGCCAATTCTCAGGATGTGATTCAGTCAGAGATATCTCAAACGGGCTGAAATCAGCCACCGGCAACCTCAATCATTTGGGAATCAACCGTGCACCATCCAAGTCAACGGTAGCATATCAGAACGCCAACCGAGACAGTTCGGTTTTTCGCGGCATATTCTACTCGTTGTTTCAGTATTTCGGACAGCAAGCCCTATGGCAACGAAGAAAGTTCCGTTTCAAGATGCCGATAAAACTGCTCGACTCCACATTGGTGTCATTGACTCTGTCAATATATGACTGGGCACATTACACTACCACCAAGGGGGCGGTCAAGATGCACACGCTATTGGACTATGACAGTCTTTTGCCGGAGTTCGTGAATATCACCGATGGCAAAACCACCGACAACAAAGCTGCTTTTGATATTGAGTTACATCCGTATAGTATTGTAGTAGCCGACCGAGGCTACTGTGACTACTCATTGCTGAATAATTGGGACAGCAGCAACGTGTTCTTTGTAGTGCGTCATAAAGACAATATCCGGTACAAAGCCATAGAGGAGTTGCCTTTGCCTGAAAAACACGCTCAGAATGTACTTATTGACGAAATAATCGAGTTCGAACTCTCGGCGGCCAAATCCAAATATCCCAAACGTTTACGTCGCATCGCAGTATGGAACGATGAACACGGTTTTGAAATTGAGTTACTCACAAACAACTTCACATTGGCAGCATCAAGCATAGCGGCTCTGTACAAGGCTCGGTGGAACATAGAAATCTTCTTTCGCAACCTCAAGCAACTGCTACGCATCAAGAGCTTTATCGGCACATCCCGCAATGCCGTAGAGACCCAAATATGGACTGCTATGACTACAATGCTGATTCTGACATGGCTAAAGCACATCGCAAGATACAAATGGGCATTGGCTAACCTTGTGGTCACGCTCCGGCTGAACACATTTACCAAAATCGACCTCCAAAAATGGCTTGATCAACCATTTACACCACCTCCCGAAACCATCGAAAACGATTAG
- a CDS encoding DUF3109 family protein translates to MIQIGDVVVSLDVFKEKFLCNLNACKGECCIEGDAGAPVELDEVEKLEEVLPVIWGELAPEARSIIEKQGVVYTDEEGDLVTSIVNNKDCVFTCYDEKGCCYCAIEKAYREGKTDFYKPISCHLYPIRIGDYGPYKAVNYHRWDVCKAAVLLGKKEDLPVYQFLKEPLIRKFGEEWYQELAAVAEELKKQRYI, encoded by the coding sequence ATGATACAGATTGGTGATGTAGTAGTGTCTCTTGATGTATTTAAGGAAAAGTTCCTTTGTAACCTGAATGCTTGTAAAGGGGAGTGTTGCATTGAGGGAGATGCAGGTGCGCCTGTGGAACTGGATGAAGTGGAGAAGCTGGAAGAAGTGTTGCCTGTTATTTGGGGTGAACTGGCACCCGAAGCCCGTTCGATTATAGAGAAACAGGGAGTGGTATATACAGATGAAGAAGGTGATTTGGTAACCTCGATTGTAAATAATAAGGATTGCGTATTTACCTGTTATGATGAGAAAGGATGCTGCTATTGTGCTATTGAGAAAGCGTATCGGGAAGGTAAAACAGACTTTTATAAACCGATATCCTGTCATCTTTATCCGATCCGAATTGGAGATTACGGACCTTATAAAGCGGTGAATTATCATCGTTGGGACGTATGCAAAGCAGCGGTTTTGCTAGGGAAAAAAGAGGATCTTCCTGTATATCAGTTTTTGAAAGAGCCTTTAATCCGTAAGTTCGGTGAAGAATGGTACCAGGAGTTGGCAGCTGTTGCTGAAGAACTGAAAAAGCAGCGATATATTTAA
- the gpmI gene encoding 2,3-bisphosphoglycerate-independent phosphoglycerate mutase, producing the protein MSKKALLMILDGWGLGDQKKDDVIFNTPTPYWDYLMSTYPHSQLQASGENVGLPDGQMGNSEVGHLNIGAGRVVYQDLVKINRACADNSILKNPEIVSAFSYAKENGKNVHFMGLTSNGGVHSSLVHLFKLCDIAKEYNINNTFIHCFMDGRDTDPKSGKGFIEELSAHCEKSAGKIASIIGRYYAMDRDKRWERVKEAYDLLVSGVGKKTTDMVQAMQESYNEGVTDEFIKPIVNANCDGTIKEGDVVIFFNYRNDRAKELTVVLTQQDMPEAGMHTIPGLQYYCMTPYDASFKGVHILFDKENVPNTLGEYLASKGLNQLHIAETEKYAHVTFFFNGGRETPFEKEDRILVPSPKVATYDLKPEMSAFEVKDKLVAAINENKYDFIVVNFANGDMVGHTGVYEAIEKAVVAVDACVKDVIEAAKAQDYEAIIIADHGNADHALNEDGTPNTAHSLNPVPCIYVTENKGAKVEDGRLADVAPTILTIMGLEVPAEMNGNVLIK; encoded by the coding sequence ATGAGTAAGAAAGCCCTTTTAATGATCCTCGATGGTTGGGGATTAGGTGACCAAAAGAAAGACGATGTAATCTTCAATACTCCCACTCCTTATTGGGATTATCTGATGAGCACTTATCCTCACTCCCAACTTCAGGCAAGCGGTGAAAACGTAGGTTTGCCCGACGGACAGATGGGTAACTCGGAAGTGGGTCACTTGAATATCGGTGCCGGACGCGTAGTTTATCAGGATTTAGTGAAAATCAATCGTGCATGTGCCGACAACAGTATCCTGAAAAATCCTGAGATTGTTTCTGCTTTCTCTTATGCAAAAGAAAACGGAAAGAATGTTCACTTTATGGGGCTGACTTCTAATGGGGGGGTACACAGCTCACTCGTTCATCTCTTTAAACTTTGCGATATCGCGAAAGAATACAACATCAACAATACATTTATCCACTGCTTCATGGATGGTCGTGACACTGACCCGAAAAGCGGTAAAGGCTTTATCGAAGAACTTTCTGCACACTGCGAGAAATCTGCAGGCAAGATTGCTTCTATCATCGGCCGTTATTACGCTATGGACCGTGACAAACGTTGGGAGCGTGTAAAAGAAGCATACGACCTGCTGGTAAGTGGTGTAGGCAAGAAAACTACTGATATGGTTCAGGCCATGCAGGAATCTTACAACGAAGGTGTGACAGACGAATTCATCAAACCGATTGTAAACGCTAATTGCGACGGAACAATCAAAGAGGGTGATGTGGTTATCTTCTTTAACTACCGTAACGACCGTGCAAAAGAGTTGACCGTCGTATTGACTCAACAAGATATGCCGGAAGCTGGCATGCATACCATCCCGGGTCTGCAATATTACTGTATGACTCCGTATGATGCTTCTTTCAAAGGTGTTCATATCTTGTTTGACAAAGAAAACGTGCCTAACACATTGGGCGAATATCTTGCTTCCAAAGGCTTGAACCAACTTCATATCGCTGAAACAGAGAAGTATGCTCATGTAACATTCTTCTTCAATGGTGGGCGTGAAACTCCATTTGAAAAAGAAGATCGTATTCTCGTTCCTTCTCCCAAAGTGGCAACTTACGACTTGAAGCCGGAAATGAGTGCTTTTGAAGTAAAAGATAAACTGGTGGCTGCCATCAACGAGAATAAATATGATTTCATTGTGGTAAACTTTGCCAATGGTGACATGGTAGGTCATACCGGTGTTTATGAGGCAATCGAGAAGGCTGTTGTCGCTGTAGATGCTTGCGTGAAAGATGTAATCGAAGCAGCAAAAGCACAGGATTACGAAGCAATTATCATTGCCGATCATGGTAATGCTGATCATGCTTTGAACGAAGACGGTACTCCGAATACTGCTCACTCTTTGAATCCTGTCCCTTGCATTTACGTGACAGAGAACAAGGGGGCAAAAGTGGAAGATGGTCGTCTGGCAGACGTTGCTCCGACGATTCTGACAATTATGGGACTGGAAGTTCCAGCAGAAATGAACGGAAACGTATTGATTAAGTAA